Proteins from one Dermacentor variabilis isolate Ectoservices chromosome 1, ASM5094787v1, whole genome shotgun sequence genomic window:
- the Nxt1 gene encoding NTF2-related export protein 1: MAAMKSSDARFHQQQDDEAAKAGEDFARLFYETLEKRRHLLGNLFLDTANLVWNGNPHSTKEAISKFYESLPSCETDLICADAQPFRGEFVQGQTTIHVVTAGQIKFSGKRWVPYTESFVLTAQGTVWKIVVDTFRFLEPAPV; this comes from the coding sequence ATGGCAGCAATGAAAAGCTCAGATGCACGCTTTCACCAGCAGCAAGACGACGAGGCGGCTAAAGCCGGAGAAGATTTCGCTAGGCTCTTCTACGAGACCCTTGAGAAACGGCGACACCTGCTCGGCAACCTCTTCCTTGACACCGCAAACTTGGTATGGAATGGCAACCCGCACAGCACCAAGGAAGCTATCAGCAAGTTCTACGAATCGCTTCCGTCGTGCGAGACTGATCTCATTTGCGCTGATGCACAGCCCTTTCGTGGTGAATTCGTCCAAGGCCAGACAACGATACATGTTGTAACTGCTGGCCAGATCAAGTTTTCAGGCAAGCGCTGGGTGCCCTACACGGAATCCTTTGTGCTGACGGCTCAAGGCACGGTGTGGAAGATTGTTGTGGACACGTTTCGTTTTCTGGAACCTGCACCGGTGTGA